In Natronomonas halophila, one DNA window encodes the following:
- a CDS encoding sulfurtransferase TusA family protein, with protein sequence MTESVIPETAPDVEPDMTVDNRGRGCASGIARVQRALEDLPDGAVLVVRSTDKRAKQEYPQLAAQTDHELLAIESERGRLLRKEYTTYLEIHHE encoded by the coding sequence ATGACTGAGAGCGTGATTCCCGAGACGGCGCCCGACGTCGAACCGGACATGACCGTCGACAACCGCGGTCGCGGCTGTGCGAGCGGCATCGCCCGAGTGCAGCGCGCGCTCGAAGACCTACCGGACGGGGCCGTGCTGGTCGTTCGGAGTACCGACAAGCGAGCGAAGCAGGAGTATCCGCAACTGGCAGCACAGACCGACCACGAACTGCTCGCCATCGAAAGCGAGCGTGGACGACTCCTCAGAAAAGAATACACGACCTATCTGGAGATTCATCATGAGTAA
- a CDS encoding molybdopterin-dependent oxidoreductase, translated as MSDLRTHDVPDEVEPSDWTLRVTGAVADPLRVDREDLAAFPVETVTEDFECVEGWVAAGLSWQGVRVSTVLDRAGPTIDDGYVLVHAMDGDYACSLSRARAEESLLAVGLDGEPLAVPHGGPARLVPTDGGADCWESVKWVTELEVRESEPVAGDTAKEIALDRIE; from the coding sequence ATGTCCGACCTTCGAACCCACGACGTTCCCGACGAGGTCGAACCGAGCGACTGGACCCTCCGCGTTACCGGTGCCGTGGCGGACCCACTCCGCGTCGATCGCGAGGACCTCGCGGCGTTTCCCGTCGAGACGGTCACCGAGGATTTCGAGTGCGTCGAAGGCTGGGTCGCGGCGGGCCTCTCGTGGCAGGGGGTCCGCGTCAGTACGGTCCTCGACCGTGCCGGCCCCACCATCGACGATGGGTACGTCCTCGTACACGCGATGGACGGCGACTACGCGTGTTCGCTGTCGCGGGCCCGCGCGGAGGAGTCGTTGCTCGCGGTCGGGCTCGACGGCGAGCCGCTGGCGGTGCCCCACGGCGGGCCGGCCCGGCTCGTGCCGACCGACGGCGGCGCGGACTGCTGGGAGAGCGTCAAGTGGGTCACGGAACTCGAAGTCCGTGAGTCGGAACCGGTGGCCGGCGATACGGCCAAGGAAATCGCGCTGGACCGAATCGAATGA
- a CDS encoding matrixin family metalloprotease — MTLRRRELLRGAATGMAGAGLSAGLAGCTDVQEFAEDADPRGHPLAGTTTVVIDDQSESTHDLEAITDTSLSFWTENAGQYAGFEVEFRRVGDGSGDADPDVEIEFLDSREELDGCQEHSTDNILGCAPLIKENNRIDRPVVAEVVATGRPSGEVEITTKHEIGHLLGLGHDAEPAYIMSNRIEDRLPEYEARVDVLDAFRAGWSARNDGTRAYNEGIGYWNDDAYQQAIDPFERSRDLYQSIEGHIATAEEAATAFEEMQRPETVDRERLQRYFDTARTVADLLIEAAENMRAAAEAMADGDRITARDRQQAANDALQELDGIDGPSPADIGRALGLVREEELDEGSDGPSGS; from the coding sequence ATGACGCTGCGACGGCGAGAACTGCTCCGGGGCGCCGCGACTGGCATGGCGGGCGCAGGACTGTCGGCCGGCCTCGCCGGCTGTACCGACGTTCAGGAGTTCGCCGAGGACGCGGACCCGCGGGGCCATCCCCTCGCCGGCACCACGACCGTCGTCATCGACGACCAAAGCGAGAGCACACACGACCTGGAAGCGATTACCGACACGTCGCTTTCCTTCTGGACCGAAAACGCCGGGCAGTACGCGGGTTTCGAGGTCGAGTTCCGGCGCGTCGGGGACGGAAGCGGCGACGCCGACCCGGACGTCGAAATCGAGTTCCTGGACAGTCGCGAGGAACTCGACGGCTGTCAGGAACACAGCACGGACAACATCCTCGGGTGTGCGCCGCTCATCAAGGAGAACAACCGCATCGACCGGCCCGTCGTCGCCGAAGTCGTTGCCACCGGCCGGCCCTCTGGGGAGGTCGAAATCACGACCAAACACGAAATCGGCCACCTGCTCGGGTTAGGCCACGACGCCGAACCGGCCTACATCATGTCGAACCGCATCGAGGACCGCCTGCCCGAATACGAGGCCCGCGTCGACGTCCTCGATGCCTTTCGGGCGGGCTGGAGCGCCCGCAACGACGGCACTCGCGCGTACAACGAGGGTATCGGCTACTGGAACGACGACGCCTACCAGCAGGCCATCGACCCCTTCGAGCGGTCCCGCGACCTTTATCAGTCGATTGAGGGCCACATCGCGACCGCCGAGGAGGCCGCAACGGCCTTCGAGGAGATGCAACGCCCCGAGACGGTCGACCGCGAGCGCCTCCAGCGGTACTTCGATACGGCCCGCACCGTCGCCGACTTGCTGATTGAGGCCGCCGAAAACATGCGGGCGGCCGCCGAGGCCATGGCCGACGGCGACCGGATAACCGCACGGGACCGCCAGCAGGCCGCCAACGACGCCCTGCAGGAACTCGACGGCATCGACGGCCCATCGCCGGCCGACATCGGGCGGGCGCTCGGACTGGTTCGGGAGGAAGAACTCGACGAGGGAAGCGATGGCCCGAGCGGGAGTTGA
- a CDS encoding iron-containing alcohol dehydrogenase family protein produces MDFRFEYAPGTIRYGEACVAGLADELDALDAERALVVTGRTVGQSADVMDPVETGLGETHVGTFAETTPEKRLGTAFDGADRVEDVDADALVAVGGGSSLDIAKITAVVAASDQSYDEIRSTFEESGSIAAPEGELLPIAVVPTTLAGADLSMIGGITARNDGLIRGGVYDERLMPDALFYDPELFRTTPHGVLCASAMNGFDKAIETLYANTASPITDGTAVRALAHLGDGLPALGEGDRDDETMHDVVVGTVLAQYGCSRPDGLTLSLIHAFGHGIARGYNVQQGDAHSIIAPHALRYLFEEVDGSRELLAEGLGVEAATPEGMAEGIVESVIEVRDALGLSTQLREISDMDESDLPDIAQNVHDDGLMPYCPEGLNPTVDELEGVLREAW; encoded by the coding sequence ATGGACTTCCGTTTCGAGTACGCGCCCGGCACGATTCGGTACGGCGAGGCGTGCGTGGCAGGACTGGCCGACGAACTCGACGCGCTCGATGCCGAGCGAGCGCTGGTCGTGACCGGCCGAACCGTCGGGCAGTCGGCGGACGTGATGGACCCCGTTGAGACAGGACTGGGCGAGACACACGTCGGGACGTTCGCGGAGACGACGCCCGAAAAACGGCTGGGGACGGCCTTCGATGGCGCCGACCGAGTCGAAGACGTCGACGCCGACGCGCTGGTTGCCGTCGGCGGCGGCAGCAGCCTCGACATCGCGAAAATCACCGCCGTCGTGGCGGCCTCCGACCAGTCATACGACGAGATTCGAAGCACCTTCGAGGAGAGCGGGTCGATTGCGGCGCCCGAAGGTGAGTTGCTTCCCATCGCCGTCGTCCCGACGACGCTCGCGGGCGCGGACCTGTCGATGATCGGCGGGATTACGGCCCGCAACGACGGTCTGATTCGCGGCGGCGTCTACGACGAGCGGTTGATGCCCGACGCGCTGTTCTACGACCCCGAGTTGTTCCGGACGACGCCGCACGGCGTGCTGTGTGCCTCGGCGATGAACGGCTTCGACAAGGCCATCGAGACGCTGTATGCGAACACCGCGTCGCCGATTACCGACGGAACGGCGGTACGAGCGCTCGCCCACCTCGGCGACGGCCTGCCGGCCCTCGGCGAGGGCGACCGCGACGACGAGACGATGCACGACGTCGTCGTCGGGACGGTTCTCGCCCAATACGGCTGTTCGCGCCCCGATGGGCTGACGCTGTCGCTCATCCACGCCTTCGGCCACGGTATCGCCCGCGGCTATAACGTCCAGCAGGGCGACGCCCACAGCATCATCGCGCCGCATGCCCTCCGGTATCTCTTCGAGGAGGTCGACGGTAGCCGCGAGTTGCTGGCGGAGGGCCTCGGCGTCGAGGCGGCGACCCCCGAGGGGATGGCCGAGGGCATCGTCGAGTCGGTCATCGAGGTGCGGGACGCCCTCGGGTTGTCGACGCAACTGCGGGAAATCAGCGACATGGACGAGTCGGACCTGCCCGATATCGCCCAGAACGTTCACGACGACGGCCTGATGCCCTACTGTCCGGAGGGGCTGAACCCGACCGTCGACGAACTGGAAGGCGTGCTTCGCGAGGCGTGGTGA
- a CDS encoding class I SAM-dependent methyltransferase: MSRLSRWDERFENGEYPSDPEPSPVLRRYLDACPDGRALDIATGTGRNAVFLATEGYRVHAIDQSRPGLRLARENARERGVADRIDWIQADVGSYAFPPATYDLVTISFYRAVDRLPDIKEALAPGGVLFVQHHLRTDDPVESGSGDDRHRFAANELLGACLDLTVLQYAERIERRDDGRRSAVVELVARNSSGPRQSYPHIEWD; the protein is encoded by the coding sequence ATGAGTCGGCTATCGAGGTGGGACGAACGGTTCGAAAACGGGGAGTATCCTTCGGACCCGGAACCGTCGCCGGTGTTGCGGCGTTATCTCGACGCCTGTCCGGACGGGCGGGCGCTCGACATCGCGACGGGTACGGGGCGCAACGCGGTCTTTCTCGCGACGGAGGGCTATCGGGTCCACGCCATCGACCAGTCGAGGCCGGGGCTGCGTCTCGCACGTGAGAACGCCCGCGAGCGGGGTGTCGCCGACCGTATCGACTGGATACAGGCCGACGTCGGGAGCTACGCGTTCCCGCCGGCGACGTACGACCTCGTCACCATCAGTTTCTATCGTGCCGTCGACCGCCTTCCGGATATCAAGGAGGCGCTCGCTCCCGGTGGGGTTCTGTTCGTCCAGCACCATCTCCGGACGGACGACCCGGTCGAGAGCGGGTCCGGGGACGACCGCCATCGCTTCGCCGCCAACGAACTGTTGGGCGCGTGTCTGGACCTGACGGTGCTTCAGTACGCCGAGCGAATCGAGCGGCGCGACGACGGCCGCCGCAGCGCCGTCGTCGAACTCGTCGCACGGAACAGTTCGGGACCTCGGCAGTCGTATCCGCACATCGAGTGGGACTGA
- a CDS encoding helix-turn-helix domain-containing protein produces the protein MPYAKLTITIPESIWISKVSRTYPDTRFRVLAATANTATGVARIEIRGDDPEAVCQAMREYDSVTDLTVFEADPEMHRVQVETTVPLLLTSLQDSGVPLELPFEVRDAELTLEVTVPQETLSEFGETLDRVGIQYTVERIQQDTESDSLLTERQQWLLDEAIEQGYYDTPRQTTLVELANEVDIAKSTCSEILHRVEERIIKEHRREDPDMARDIAMPSD, from the coding sequence ATGCCCTACGCAAAACTCACCATCACGATTCCCGAGTCCATCTGGATCAGCAAGGTGTCCCGAACGTATCCCGACACGCGGTTTCGCGTCCTCGCCGCGACCGCGAACACCGCGACCGGCGTCGCCCGAATCGAGATTCGCGGCGACGACCCGGAAGCAGTCTGTCAAGCGATGCGGGAGTACGATTCGGTGACCGACCTGACGGTCTTCGAGGCCGACCCCGAGATGCACCGGGTACAGGTCGAAACGACGGTCCCGTTGCTGTTGACCTCCCTGCAGGACTCCGGCGTCCCCCTCGAACTGCCCTTCGAGGTCCGGGACGCCGAACTGACACTCGAAGTGACGGTCCCACAGGAGACGCTCTCGGAGTTCGGGGAGACCCTCGATAGGGTCGGCATCCAGTACACCGTCGAACGGATTCAACAGGACACCGAATCCGATTCGCTCCTGACCGAGCGCCAGCAGTGGCTCCTGGACGAGGCAATCGAGCAGGGCTACTACGATACGCCGCGTCAGACCACGCTCGTCGAACTCGCCAACGAGGTCGATATCGCGAAATCGACCTGTAGCGAAATCCTCCACCGCGTCGAGGAACGGATTATAAAGGAACACAGGCGCGAGGACCCCGATATGGCTCGGGACATCGCTATGCCCTCGGATTGA
- a CDS encoding DUF7405 family protein: MVPLPFDGSPELSRRQFMRRAVATGGASGLAACLDKQDRQTLDAPTGVSDPGTLPDRQHAWNDVLPVDSDGNVSRATHHVFLSLSLSNDPTPESRQRVETALQEIERALEWGPDGVLFTLGYTPAYFDRHELGLHESVDLPDPDPITAITAESQVEIDDTDAMLHLASDNPAAVLAVEETLFGDKDTLNGEAVEQTIGPVLERTNRRTGFVGAGLPADRQAGLDGIPDGQPVPEEAPFFMGFRSGFRESQATEDRVTIQAGPFEGGTTQHFESIELDLEIWFDDNDHEQRVARMFSPDHAEDGAVGAVGEQLGTTTGAKNVTDEIHEHARDDGTVGHAQKLARARDDGEPVILRRDVNTTDGDVAGLQFLSLQREITEFRRVREAMLGEQFHQYGLGPRQPNGILQYIRLRNWGSYLVPPRQHRALPQPDPAH, translated from the coding sequence ATGGTGCCCCTTCCGTTCGACGGCAGTCCGGAACTGTCACGGCGCCAGTTCATGCGCCGTGCTGTGGCGACTGGCGGTGCCAGTGGACTCGCAGCCTGCCTCGATAAGCAGGATCGGCAGACGCTCGATGCGCCGACGGGCGTGAGTGACCCGGGGACACTTCCGGACCGACAACACGCCTGGAACGACGTCCTGCCAGTGGATTCCGACGGCAACGTCAGTCGGGCCACCCACCACGTTTTCTTGAGCCTCTCGCTGTCGAACGATCCAACGCCAGAATCGCGCCAACGCGTCGAAACCGCGCTCCAAGAGATCGAGCGTGCACTCGAATGGGGACCGGATGGCGTGTTGTTTACGCTCGGATACACACCCGCCTATTTCGACCGTCACGAACTGGGTCTCCACGAGTCAGTCGATCTCCCTGATCCTGATCCGATCACCGCGATTACGGCCGAGAGTCAGGTCGAAATCGACGACACGGATGCGATGCTGCATCTGGCAAGCGATAATCCCGCGGCCGTCCTCGCAGTCGAAGAAACGCTCTTTGGCGACAAAGACACCCTGAACGGCGAGGCTGTCGAGCAAACAATCGGGCCGGTGCTCGAGCGGACCAATCGCCGGACCGGATTCGTCGGCGCGGGGCTTCCCGCCGACCGCCAGGCCGGTCTCGATGGGATTCCTGACGGTCAACCGGTCCCCGAAGAAGCTCCCTTTTTTATGGGATTCAGATCCGGGTTCCGGGAGAGTCAGGCGACCGAGGACCGCGTCACGATTCAGGCCGGCCCCTTCGAAGGCGGGACGACACAACATTTCGAGTCGATCGAACTCGATCTCGAAATCTGGTTCGACGACAACGACCACGAGCAACGCGTCGCGCGAATGTTCAGCCCGGACCATGCAGAAGACGGTGCGGTCGGAGCGGTTGGCGAACAACTCGGTACCACGACGGGTGCCAAAAACGTTACAGACGAAATCCACGAGCACGCACGTGATGATGGGACAGTTGGACACGCGCAGAAACTCGCGCGGGCCCGTGACGACGGCGAGCCCGTGATACTTCGGCGAGATGTGAACACGACTGACGGTGATGTTGCTGGTCTCCAGTTCCTCTCACTCCAGCGAGAGATAACGGAGTTCCGCAGGGTCAGAGAAGCGATGCTCGGTGAACAGTTCCACCAGTACGGTCTCGGTCCCAGACAGCCAAATGGCATCCTCCAGTACATCCGTCTCCGGAACTGGGGCAGCTATCTCGTTCCCCCCCGACAGCATAGGGCACTCCCCCAGCCCGATCCGGCTCACTGA
- a CDS encoding DUF2249 domain-containing protein, translated as MSVERFDADRTLDVREIDGEPFGDIMAALEDLPDDESLLLINSFEPVPLYDVLETRGFEYETANPEPETWHVEITKA; from the coding sequence ATGAGCGTGGAACGATTCGATGCGGATCGGACGCTGGACGTCCGCGAGATAGACGGCGAGCCGTTCGGGGACATCATGGCCGCCCTCGAAGACCTGCCCGACGACGAGTCGCTACTGTTGATAAACAGCTTCGAGCCGGTACCGCTCTACGACGTGCTCGAAACCCGCGGCTTCGAATACGAGACGGCCAATCCGGAACCGGAGACGTGGCACGTCGAAATCACGAAGGCCTGA